A window of the Cynocephalus volans isolate mCynVol1 chromosome 10, mCynVol1.pri, whole genome shotgun sequence genome harbors these coding sequences:
- the LOC134387319 gene encoding olfactory receptor 1L4: protein MDNNTSALKTGDLWPGRKPAHSADSIEVWRAALQEVCLELPELRRAAPCLHQHRPLPGLSTAAANLTSAPGFLLLGLMDGTDAHPLLFLLFLSIYLLNALGNLSMVVVVRSDEALRSPMYYFLGHLSLVDVCFVTVTVPRLLAGLLQPGQAVSFQACFAQMYFFVALGITESYLLAAMSYDRAVAVCRPLHYAAVVSPRRCWALVRASWAVGHLHSLLHTLLISALSYPRGAPVRHFFCDMTVMLSLATSDTSSAERTIFSEGLAVVLAPLLLVSLSYARILLAVLGLRSAGGRRRAFSTCGAHLLAVSLFFGSVVSVYFRPSSAYSARYDRLASVVYAVVTPTLNPFIYSLRNREVKGALKRGLRCRAAPREGRGRVWVH from the exons ATGGACAACAACACATCTGCCCTCAAGACTGGGGACCTCTGGCCAGGAAGGAAACCAGCCCACTCTGCAGACAGTATCGAGGTCTGGCGTGCTGCCCTTCAG GAGGTTTGCCTGGAGCTCCCAGAGCTGAGGCGTGCTGCCCCGTGTCTCCACCAGCACCGCCCCCTGCCGGGGCTCTCCACGGCTGCGGCCAACCTCACCTCCGCCCCGGGCTTCCTCCTCCTGGGCCTGATGGACGGAACAGACGCCCACCCGCTGTTGTTCCTGCTCTTCCTCAGCATCTACCTGCTCAATGCCCTGGGCAACCTgagcatggtggtggtggtgaggtcCGATGAGGCCCTTCGCTCCCCCATGTATTATTTCTTGGGTCACCTGAGCCTCGTGGACGTTTGCTTTGTCACCGTCACGGTCCCCAGACTGCTGGCCGGCCTGCTCCAACCGGGCCAAGCCGTGTCCTTCCAGGCCTGCTTTGCCCAGATGTACTTCTTCGTGGCTCTGGGCATCACCGAGAGCTACCTGCTGGCAGCCATGTCGTACGACCGCGCGGTGGCCGTGTGCCGGCCCCTGCACTACGCGGCGGTCGTGTCGCCCCGGCGCTGCTGGGCGCTGGTGCGGGCGTCCTGGGCCGTGGGCCACCTGCACTCGCTGCTGCACACGCTGCTCATCTCCGCCCTCTCCTACCCCCGCGGCGCCCCTGTGCGCCACTTCTTCTGTGACATGACGGTGATGCTGAGCTTGGCGACCTCGGACACGTCCTCCGCGGAGAGGACCATCTTCTCCGAGGGCCTGGCCGTGGTGCTGGCCCCGCTGCTCCTCGTGTCCCTCTCCTACGCGCGCATCCTCCTGGCCGTGCTCGGGCTGCGCTCGGCGGGGGGCCGGCGACGCGCCTTCTCCACCTGCGGCGCCCACCTGCTGGCGGTGTCGCTGTTCTTCGGCTCTGTGGTCTCCGTCTATTTCCGACCGTCGTCTGCCTACTCGGCCCGCTACGACCGCCTGGCCAGCGTGGTCTACGCGGTGGTCACGCCGACCTtgaaccccttcatctacagcctTCGCAACAGAGAGGTCAAGGGCGCCCTGAAAAGGGGGCTCCGGTGCAGAGCTGCACCCCGAGAGGGGCGAGGGCGGGTCTGGGTTCACTAG